The following is a genomic window from Rhodopirellula bahusiensis.
GCCGCGGAGCATTGCGAAACGTTGCTGTTGGACTTTTTCAGCAATGACTACATCCCAGCACGTCTTATTGGAAAATCAGCCGCAACCATCCGGCTCTACAAGCAGTCGATTCGAACCTTTTCCAAATGGCTTGCCCGGCCTGCCCTGCTTGGAGACTTGCAGACTCAAACCGTATCGGAGTTCTTGCAATGGTGTCTTCAAAACACAGAGAGATCAGCCGCGACCATTGAGAAGGACCGGGTTCAGCTTTGTACCCTTTGGAACTTTGCGGCGAAGCGTCGATGGGTGGAAGACTTCCCCGACATTGCCGCGATCAATTGCCCGCAACGCGCCCCAGATGCGTGGAGTGATTCGGAATTGGTCGCATTAATGGATGCTTGCGAATCCGCCAAAGGAACCGTGGGGCGTGTCGATTCGTGCAAGTTTTGGCCCGCGTTGGTGTCCGTCATTTACGACACGGCCGAGCGAGTGGGGGCAGTCATGCAGGTGAAACGGCAAGACATCGACTCGGATGGATGGATTACCGTGCGAGGGGAGTACCGCAAAGGACAGACCCGCGATCGAAGGTATCGGCTTCGACCGATCACCATTGAGCGAATCAACGCGATCAAGGTGTTTGGGCAATCGAAGGTTTTTGATTGGCCCTATACCGAGACGTACATCTTTTACAAGTTTGGCAAGATCCTGGACGCCGCCGGGCTCCCTTCGAATCGTCGCAGCAAGTTCCACAAGTTGCGTCGAACGACCGCAAGCAACTTCGAAGCAGCTGGCGGGAATGCGACGGCATTGCTCGACCACACGCACAGGCGAACCACAAGAGCCTACCTAGATCCCCGAGTGTTGCGTGAAGTCCAGCCTGCTGACATCGTGCCGGGGATTGGCGAGAAGCACTCAAAGGACGATGAAGGCAACCACCGCGACGGCGATGATTCGATGGTTGATCAATTCCGAGCGTTCTTGGAACAGCAGAGCAAAGGGGGTGCATCATGATTGAGGTCAGCCATGATTTAGCCCGGTGGCTCAGTGCCCGCCGTTCTTTGGAACTTTGCTCGTTCCTGGACAATTTGCACACGGTTCCCGCAACCCTTGTTCGTGAGTTCGCCAGGACCGTCTTTTCTTGCACGTTCGTTTTCGTTCGAGACGCAAGAACACGCCGTCACTTCCTGTTGTGCGGTCCAGACGTTGCCGATTCGTTCATCATGGACGACGACCCAGACGGCCTAACGTTCGCCACGGTCGAAGTAAACATGGGCACGCCGGAAGAAGACATCTTCTATGAAATCACCCAACGGGTTTGGTCCGAGGTCTACACACCGCTATCGCACTTCGGTTGCGTTGCCGATGGAATTGACCACGGCAACATCAACCAGAACGACACGACAACGCTGAACGCTATCGAGTCATTGTCAGAGCTCGAAGAGTGCGACCCGCGATTGATGGTTGTGGTTGCCGCCGCTCGTATCGACAAGGCGTTGATGGAGATGGTGGAACTTTACTGCCGCGACTTGAAGAGGATGCCGGGCATGTTCATGTCACGCATCAAGGCCGCGCACCGGGAAGCTCTGATTGACGAGAGATTGCGTTCATTCGCAACGAAGCTGCGGTTGCTTCGGAACCAAATTGTCCATTGCGACACTCGGCAAGACTGCATGGTATCGGGCCGATTGGCTCGCCAGACTGAACAGCTTTGCCAATTGTCCGCTGCGGTTCCCGTGTGGGGGCCGTGCGAACCGATTGAACCGCAACGGCGATTCAACCGGCGAATCTATGCCGCCATGCTTTCGGGCGTGTTGGCGTTTGAACTGACGTTCTTCGATGACGCCGAAAACGTCCGCACGAAGTCTTTCGAATTGGTCCGCGACTACGTGTTTGACCGCCCCGTGATTGCGAGGGTGGAAGAATGAAAAGGCAACTGGACTTATTGACCGATCTACCTCGCGGTGAACAGCTTGCCGCGTTGCGGAAGATCAAGCTGGACACGTTCAACCACAAAGGCCGCAAGGTGTCGGGAGCGATCCAGAAAGCGACACTGCGCGTGATTGATGATCACCAAGGCCGGGGCGATTGCTTCGCGTCTCAATCCACGTTGGCCGATGAGGTTGGATGCGGAACCACCGCGATCGGTTTGGCCATCGCCGCGCTGATTGCCCAAGACTTGATCACGGCTGACCGTCCGCATCGGATGGCACCGAATCGCCACCGCGTTGTTTGGAGCTCCGTGTTTCGGATGGTGGATCCGCGAGACCCGCCCAGCGTGTCACGTTCCCCGCACAGCGTGGATCAGTCACCCGCCCAGCGTGTTTCCAGTGACCCGCCCAGCGTGCCTCAGAGGCCCGCACAGCGGTTACAAAACGCCCCCACAATCGCAACTTCAAACGCCCCCACCAATCGCCCCGATGGCGAAGCGGAGGTGGTGTTGGTGGGCGAGCTTTATCGATGGGGCTTAAAGTCAGCCGCGGTTGCCGTTGCGGTCGCAACCCATCGTGGTTGGTCCGTTGAGTTCATCCGTGAACTGTTCATCGAGGCCGGAGGCAACCGGGAGCCCCAGCGATGGGAGC
Proteins encoded in this region:
- a CDS encoding tyrosine-type recombinase/integrase, which translates into the protein MNPQLGITFDDLHRYRIADNGELIKRKGKSYRTKASAAIEREFRELFGRDIELADITPDTAAALVASWLKAGLRHKIIKTRMRWFETVAKIGVALNCMEPQDFSGITFNRTHCWDELAEPHSIPDASKMAELAAEHCETLLLDFFSNDYIPARLIGKSAATIRLYKQSIRTFSKWLARPALLGDLQTQTVSEFLQWCLQNTERSAATIEKDRVQLCTLWNFAAKRRWVEDFPDIAAINCPQRAPDAWSDSELVALMDACESAKGTVGRVDSCKFWPALVSVIYDTAERVGAVMQVKRQDIDSDGWITVRGEYRKGQTRDRRYRLRPITIERINAIKVFGQSKVFDWPYTETYIFYKFGKILDAAGLPSNRRSKFHKLRRTTASNFEAAGGNATALLDHTHRRTTRAYLDPRVLREVQPADIVPGIGEKHSKDDEGNHRDGDDSMVDQFRAFLEQQSKGGAS
- a CDS encoding helix-turn-helix domain-containing protein, translating into MKRQLDLLTDLPRGEQLAALRKIKLDTFNHKGRKVSGAIQKATLRVIDDHQGRGDCFASQSTLADEVGCGTTAIGLAIAALIAQDLITADRPHRMAPNRHRVVWSSVFRMVDPRDPPSVSRSPHSVDQSPAQRVSSDPPSVPQRPAQRLQNAPTIATSNAPTNRPDGEAEVVLVGELYRWGLKSAAVAVAVATHRGWSVEFIRELFIEAGGNREPQRWEPGQLSNWLTGKTPPPFDEHEATQRAAARIELPAKREANELRDSVRRDGQSRGVAEFIIEGLTFRNLAAAGLDRFATDAEKAAAVRLDELDREREGGQPSCSVNARNGSAPTVIDEPPNRERERVSRTGGQTQDATIRPQARMQNRVLFQRIPTGNRGNRAFSRRRAELVEALGGDL